The Seriola aureovittata isolate HTS-2021-v1 ecotype China chromosome 2, ASM2101889v1, whole genome shotgun sequence genome has a segment encoding these proteins:
- the chia.1 gene encoding chitinase, acidic.1 produces MARLLTALGVLLTLHMASSNKLVCHMTNWAQYRPSVAKFTADNIDPFLCTHVIYALATINSFNQLSPIEWNDEQQYQRLSSLKSVNPVLKTLLSVGGTVNGVSPFIAMVAKPERRAVFIKSAISFLRTHNFDGLNLAWEYPGHNGSPQEDKERFTLLVTELSVAFEEDARENRKTPLLLSANVASFRPTIDRAYEVNKISPYLDFMNVMTYDFHGHWEPATGHNSPLYPSSADSGSHSHHNINSSVSHWLSLGAPAEKLLLGFPTYGRTYHLSSAATGLGAPANGPAEAGPYTRTAGFWAFYEICDFTSSATVEWISEQEVPYATYGSSWVGYDDKRSYSSKVQWMTAHNLGGAHVWTLDMDDFGGSFCSAGPYPLVNHLRMSMGFPPKPTTTPGPTTTRDPMVDFCRGRPDGLYENLADKTTYFQCFQGNTYLHRCQPGLIYWDSCKCCNWP; encoded by the exons ATGGCAAGACTCCTCACAG CTCTGGGCGTCCTGCTCACTCTGCACATGG CGTCATCCAACAAACTGGTGTGCCACATGACCAACTGGGCCCAGTACAGGCCCAGCGTGGCCAAATTCACCGCAGACAACATTGACCCCTTCCTGTGCACCCACGTCATCTACGCCCTGGCCACCATCAACAGCTTCAACCAGCTCAGCCCCATCGAGTGGAACGACGAGCAGCAGTACCAGAGACTCAGCAGCCTCAAGAGTGT CAATCCTGTACTGAAGACTCTGCTGTCAGTTGGAGGCACAGTCAATGGAGTCAGCCC ATTCATCGCCATGGTCGCCAAGCCTGAGAGACGTGCAGTCTTCATCAAGTCGGCCATCAGCTTCCTGCGCACCCATAACTTTGATGGGTTGAACCTGGCCTGGGAATATCCAGGACACAATGGCAGCCCACAGGAAGACAAGGAGAGGTTCACTCTGCTGGTCACG GAGCTGTCAGTTGCCTTTGAGGAAGATGCCAGAGAGAACCGGAAGACTCCACTGCTGCTCTCGGCCAACGTTGCTTCTTTCCGTCCCACCATCGACAGAGCCTATGAAGTCAACAAGATTTCACC TTACTTGGACTTCATGAATGTCATGACCTATGACTTCCATGGACACTGGGAGCCAGCTACTGGACACAACAGCCCACTGTACCCCAGCTCTGCGGACTCCGGCTCACACAGTCATCACAATATC AACTCCTCTGTGTCCCACTGGCTGTCTCTGGGAGCTCCAGCTGAGAAGCTGCTGTTGGGCTTCCCCACCTACGGACGAACCTACCACCTGAGTAGTGCTGCTACTGGCCTGGGAGCACCAGCTAACGGCCCCGCAGAAGCTGGGCCCTACACTCGCACTGCCGGCTTCTGGGCCTTTTATGAG ATCTGTGACTTCACCTCCAGTGCTACAGTTGAATGGATCTCTGAGCAGGAGGTTCCATATGCCACCTATGGCAGTTCCTGGGTCGGCTATGACGACAAGCGGAGCTATTCTTCAAAG GTCCAGTGGATGACAGCCCACAACCTGGGAGGTGCTCATGTGTGGACTCTGGACATGGATGACTTCGGTGGATCCTTCTGCTCAGCTGGACCGTATCCTCTCGTCAACCACCTCAGGATGTCCATGG GCTTCCCCCCAAAGCCCACCACCACACCGGGTCCTACCACCACCAGGGACCCCATGGTCGACTTCTGCCGCGGCCGCCCTGATGGCCTGTATGAGAACCTGGCTGATAAGACCACCTATTTCCAGTGCTTCCAGGGAAACACCTACCTGCACCGCTGCCAGCCCGGCCTCATCTACTGGGACTCCTGCAAGTGCTGCAACTGGCCCTGA